CATTTGCGTTGGTCACAGTTCAGGCATCTTAATTCTCCAGAAGAAATGTTGCGGATTGTCCGAGATGAGGCATTTCCGTGGATGAAAACCTTAGGGCAAGGGGCAAGCAAGACAGCCTACACCCAACATATGCAGGATGCCATTTTTTTGATCACCTCTCCGGCCTTGCTAGCAGCGGTGGTGGAGCAAATTGAACAAATTCCCATGGACGATCGGGATACGAAGGGGGATCTGTATGAGTACATGCTCTCAAAACTCAATACAGCGGGCACCAACGGCCAGTTTCGCACCCCCCGCCACATTATCCAGATGGTGGTGGAACTGATGGCTCCGGGGATACAGGATACGATTTGTGATCCAGCCTGTGGGACAGGTGGCTTCTTAGTCGCAGCAGCGGAATACGTGCAGAAATTGAGGGATCAAGCCGGAAATTTACAACTGAATACACCGAGTCATCGAGCCCATTTTGACCATGACATGTTCCATGGCTTCGATTTTGATGGAACCATGCTCCGCATCAGCAGCATGAATTTGTTACTGCACGGCATTGAAGATCCTACCATCAAGGCACAGGATTCGCTGGCAGAAGATCATGCGGGGGTGCAGGAAGCCTTTACGATGATTTTGGCAAATCCTCCGTTCAAAGGTTCAGTCGAGAAATCCACGATCGCCCAGAATCTGACCCAAACGATTCGCACCACCAAGACGGAGCTATTGTTTCTAGCGTTGTTTTTGCGGTTGCTGAAGCCGGGGGGACGGGCAGCGGTCATTGTGCCGGATGGCGTCTTATTTGGATCTTCTAAGGCGCACCAAGAGATTCGCAAAGTGCTATTGGAAAACCATCGGGTGGATGGCATTATTTCCATGCCTTCAGGGGTCTTTAAGCCCTATTCAGGCGTATCCACCGCGATCGTAATGTTTACGAAGCTGGGGGTATCCCAGGGAGGAACGGATTGGGTTTGGTTTTATGACATGCAGGCGGATGGATTTTCATTGGATGATAAGCGGCAACCGTCCGCAGACAATGATATTCCGGAGGTGTTACACCGTTGGCAAACCCGTGACCCGGCAAAGCAGACCGATCGCCGTTGCAA
The window above is part of the Alkalinema sp. FACHB-956 genome. Proteins encoded here:
- a CDS encoding class I SAM-dependent DNA methyltransferase; translation: MITGELKSKVDKLWTTFWNNGISNPLSIIEQISYLLFLKRLDDLELAKERKAEPLCRSIDHPVFTPEQQHLRWSQFRHLNSPEEMLRIVRDEAFPWMKTLGQGASKTAYTQHMQDAIFLITSPALLAAVVEQIEQIPMDDRDTKGDLYEYMLSKLNTAGTNGQFRTPRHIIQMVVELMAPGIQDTICDPACGTGGFLVAAAEYVQKLRDQAGNLQLNTPSHRAHFDHDMFHGFDFDGTMLRISSMNLLLHGIEDPTIKAQDSLAEDHAGVQEAFTMILANPPFKGSVEKSTIAQNLTQTIRTTKTELLFLALFLRLLKPGGRAAVIVPDGVLFGSSKAHQEIRKVLLENHRVDGIISMPSGVFKPYSGVSTAIVMFTKLGVSQGGTDWVWFYDMQADGFSLDDKRQPSADNDIPEVLHRWQTRDPAKQTDRRCKAFFVSRGEIAANGYDLSMNRYREAPYQAVAYDAPQVILNRLRVLENEIRADLDAIEKMLG